Proteins encoded within one genomic window of Chiloscyllium plagiosum isolate BGI_BamShark_2017 unplaced genomic scaffold, ASM401019v2 scaf_46286, whole genome shotgun sequence:
- the LOC122545702 gene encoding neurexophilin-4-like produces VPHTEQQLPRALQLIDLVGTVEELAYRDGQTHRGHALGPVRLLVPGAPPQTRGKLPPKPGKGRKIFGWGDFYMNVKTVKFSLLVTGKIIDHVNGTFGVYFRHNSSALGNVSVSIVPPSRLVSFSLLPPAAASAATEPSARRRAPFNCHVEYERTNRARHNRPCLYDPSRVCFTEHTQSHAAWLCAKPFKVICVFLAFYSLDYKLVQKVCPDYNFHHKLPYLG; encoded by the coding sequence GTCCCCCACACTGAGCAGCAGCTGCCCCGGGCCCTGCAGCTGATCGACCTGGTGGGCACTGTGGAGGAGCTGGCGTACCGGGATGGCCAGACCCACCGCGGGCACGCCCTGGGTCCAGTGCGCCTCCTGGTGCCTGGCGCGCCCCCCCAGACCCGAGGCAAGCTCCCGCCGAAGCCCGGCAAGGGGCGGAAGATCTTCGGCTGGGGCGACTTCTACATGAATGTGAAGACGGTGAAGTTCAGCCTGTTGGTCACCGGCAAGATCATCGACCATGTGAACGGGACCTTCGGCGTCTACTTCCGGCACAACTCCTCGGCGCTGGGCAACGTCTCGGTCAGCATCGTGCCGCCCAGCCGCCTGGTCAGCTTCAGCCTGCTGCCGCCCGCCGCGGCGTCGGCCGCGACCGAGCCCAGCGCCCGGCGCCGCGCCCCCTTCAACTGCCACGTCGAGTACGAGAGGACCAACCGGGCCCGGCACAACCGGCCGTGCCTGTACGACCCCTCGCGGGTGTGCTTCACCGAGCACACGCAGAGCCACGCCGCCTGGCTCTGCGCCAAGCCCTTCAAGGTCATCTGCGTCTTCCTGGCCTTCTACAGCTTGGACTACAAGCTGGTGCAGAAGGTCTGCCCCGACTATAACTTCCACCACAAGCTGCCCTACCTGGGCTGA